The following coding sequences are from one Streptomyces sp. NBC_01485 window:
- a CDS encoding TldD/PmbA family protein has protein sequence MPHTIDESFTALPLRALADAALARARALGADHADFRFERVRSASWRLRDAKPSGSSDTTDLGYAVRVVHGGTWGFASGVDLTMDAAAKVASQAVAMAKLSAQVIKAAGSDERVDLAEEPVHAEKTWVSSYEIDPFSVPDEEKAALLADWSARLLAASGISHVDASLLTVHENKFYADTAGTVTTQQRVRLHPALTAVSVDESSGEFDSMRTIAPPVGRGWEYLTGTGWDWDDELARIPELLAEKMRAPSVEAGLYDLVVDPSNLWLTIHESIGHATELDRALGYEAAYAGTSFATFDQLGKLRYGSDLMNVTGDRTAEHGLATVGYDDEGVAGQSWDLVKDGTLVGYQLDRRIAKLTGFERSNGCAFADSPGHVPVQRMANVSLRPDPAGMSTEDLIGSVDRGIYVVGDRSWSIDMQRYNFQFTGQRFFRIENGRITGQLRDVAYQATTTDFWGSMAAVGGPQTYVLGGAFNCGKAQPGQVAAVSHGCPSALFKGVNILNTTQEAGR, from the coding sequence GTGCCCCATACCATCGATGAAAGTTTCACGGCCCTACCCCTGCGCGCCCTCGCCGACGCCGCTCTCGCACGCGCGCGTGCGCTGGGGGCGGACCACGCGGACTTCCGGTTCGAGCGGGTGCGCAGCGCCTCCTGGCGGCTGCGGGACGCCAAGCCCTCCGGGTCGTCGGACACGACCGACCTGGGGTACGCGGTGCGGGTGGTGCACGGCGGAACGTGGGGGTTCGCGTCCGGCGTGGACCTGACGATGGACGCCGCGGCCAAGGTCGCCTCGCAGGCCGTGGCGATGGCCAAGCTGTCCGCGCAGGTGATCAAGGCGGCCGGGTCGGACGAGCGTGTGGACCTGGCGGAGGAGCCGGTGCACGCCGAGAAGACGTGGGTGTCGTCGTACGAGATCGATCCGTTCAGCGTGCCCGACGAGGAGAAGGCGGCGCTGCTCGCGGACTGGAGCGCGCGGCTGCTGGCGGCGAGCGGGATCAGCCATGTGGACGCCTCGCTGCTCACCGTCCACGAGAACAAGTTCTACGCCGACACGGCCGGGACGGTGACGACCCAGCAGCGGGTGCGGCTGCACCCGGCGCTGACCGCGGTGTCGGTCGACGAGTCCAGCGGCGAGTTCGACTCGATGCGCACGATCGCGCCGCCCGTCGGACGCGGCTGGGAGTACCTCACCGGCACCGGCTGGGACTGGGACGACGAGCTGGCGCGGATCCCGGAGCTGCTCGCCGAGAAGATGCGCGCGCCGAGCGTCGAGGCGGGGCTGTACGACCTGGTGGTCGACCCGTCCAACCTGTGGCTGACGATCCACGAGTCCATCGGGCACGCCACGGAGCTGGACCGGGCACTCGGCTACGAGGCCGCCTACGCCGGCACCTCCTTCGCCACCTTCGACCAGCTCGGCAAGCTGCGCTACGGCTCGGACCTGATGAACGTCACGGGTGACCGCACCGCCGAGCACGGCCTGGCGACCGTCGGGTACGACGACGAGGGCGTCGCGGGCCAGTCCTGGGACCTGGTGAAGGACGGCACGCTCGTCGGCTACCAGTTGGACCGGCGGATCGCGAAGCTGACCGGGTTCGAGCGCTCCAACGGGTGCGCGTTCGCCGACTCCCCCGGCCATGTGCCGGTGCAGCGCATGGCCAACGTGTCGCTGCGGCCGGATCCGGCCGGGATGTCGACCGAGGATCTGATCGGCAGCGTCGACCGGGGCATCTACGTCGTCGGGGACCGGTCGTGGTCCATCGACATGCAGCGGTACAACTTCCAGTTCACCGGCCAGCGCTTCTTCAGGATCGAGAACGGGCGGATCACCGGGCAGCTGCGGGACGTGGCCTACCAGGCGACGACGACCGACTTCTGGGGCTCGATGGCGGCGGTGGGCGGCCCGCAGACGTACGTCCTCGGCGGCGCCTTCAACTGCGGCAAGGCCCAGCCGGGCCAGGTCGCGGCCGTGTCGCACGGCTGCCCGTCGGCCCTGTTCAAGGGAGTCAACATCCTCAACACCACGCAGGAGGCCGGTCGATGA
- a CDS encoding metallopeptidase TldD-related protein yields the protein MSARSIKPHEVVERALALSRADGCVVIADEQSTANLRWAGNALTTNGVTRGRTLTVIATVDGKEGAATGVVSRAAVTADDLESLVRAAEAAAHGAGPAEDAQPLVTGVAQSPEFTEAPAETSSAVFADFAPALGEAFARARAGGRELYGFANHELVSTYLGTSTGLRLRHDQPNGTLELNAKSPDRTRSAWAGRSTRDFKDVDPAALDAELAVRLGWAERRIELPAGRYETLLPPTAVADLMIYQMWSASGRDATEGRTVFSKPGGGTRLGEKLTDLPLTLRSDPNEAGLESAPFVIAHSSGGDQSVFDNGLPVRPTEWVGGGELKHLTTTRHSAALTGLPSAPGADNLILDGGADRSLEEMVSSTARGLLLTCLWYIREVDPATLLLTGLTRDGVYLVEDGEVVGEVNNFRFNESPVGLLGRATEAGRTEKTLPREWSDWFTRAAMPALRVPDFNMSSVSQGV from the coding sequence ATGAGCGCCCGTAGCATCAAGCCGCACGAGGTCGTCGAGCGGGCCCTCGCGCTGTCGCGGGCCGACGGCTGTGTCGTCATCGCCGACGAGCAGTCGACGGCCAACCTGCGCTGGGCGGGCAACGCACTGACGACCAACGGCGTCACGCGCGGGCGCACGCTCACCGTGATCGCCACGGTCGACGGCAAGGAGGGCGCCGCCACCGGTGTCGTCTCGCGGGCCGCGGTCACCGCGGACGACCTGGAGTCCCTCGTCCGGGCGGCCGAGGCCGCCGCGCACGGTGCGGGCCCCGCCGAGGACGCGCAGCCGCTGGTCACGGGTGTGGCGCAGTCCCCCGAGTTCACGGAGGCGCCCGCGGAGACCTCGTCGGCGGTGTTCGCGGACTTCGCGCCCGCTCTGGGCGAGGCGTTCGCACGCGCGCGTGCGGGCGGCCGGGAGCTGTACGGGTTCGCCAACCACGAGCTGGTCTCGACGTACCTGGGCACGTCGACCGGGCTGCGGCTGCGGCACGACCAGCCGAACGGGACACTGGAGCTCAACGCCAAGTCGCCGGACCGTACGCGCTCGGCGTGGGCGGGGCGCTCGACGCGGGACTTCAAGGACGTCGACCCGGCGGCGCTCGACGCCGAGCTGGCCGTCCGGCTGGGCTGGGCCGAGCGGCGGATCGAGCTGCCCGCCGGGCGGTACGAGACGCTGCTGCCGCCGACCGCGGTGGCCGACCTGATGATCTACCAGATGTGGTCGGCGTCGGGCCGGGACGCGACCGAGGGCCGGACGGTGTTCTCCAAGCCCGGCGGCGGCACCCGGCTCGGCGAGAAGCTGACCGACCTGCCGCTGACGCTGCGCAGCGACCCGAACGAGGCGGGCCTGGAGTCGGCACCGTTCGTCATCGCGCACTCCTCCGGCGGCGACCAGTCGGTCTTCGACAACGGGCTGCCGGTGCGGCCCACCGAGTGGGTCGGCGGGGGCGAGCTGAAGCACCTGACGACCACCCGGCACAGCGCGGCGCTGACCGGCCTGCCGTCGGCTCCTGGGGCCGACAACCTGATCCTGGACGGCGGCGCGGACCGCTCCCTGGAGGAGATGGTGTCGAGCACCGCGCGCGGGCTGCTGCTGACCTGCCTGTGGTACATCCGCGAGGTCGACCCGGCGACCCTGCTGCTCACCGGTCTGACCCGGGACGGCGTCTACCTCGTCGAGGACGGCGAGGTCGTCGGCGAGGTGAACAACTTCCGGTTCAACGAGTCGCCGGTCGGCCTGCTGGGGCGGGCGACGGAGGCGGGGCGTACGGAGAAGACGCTGCCCCGCGAGTGGAGCGACTGGTTCACCAGGGCCGCGATGCCCGCGCTGCGGGTGCCGGACTTCAATATGAGCTCTGTCAGTCAGGGCGTATAA
- the tyrS gene encoding tyrosine--tRNA ligase encodes MTDIVDELKWRGLWALSTDEDALRKALADGPVTFYCGFDPTAASLHVGHLVQVLTMRRLQLAGLRPLALVGGATGQIGDPRPTAERTLNDPETVANWVTRLRGQIEPFLSFEGENAAVMVNNLDWTAGLSAIEFLRDIGKHFRVNKMLTKDSVARRLESQEGISYTEFSYQLLQGMDFLELYRRYGCTLQQGGSDQWGNLTAGLDLIHRLEPEAEAHCLATPLMVKADGTKFGKTEGGAVWLDPEMTTPYAFYQFWLNVDDRDISTYLRILSFRSRAELEELEKQTEERPQARAAQRALAEELTTLVHGADQTAAVINASKALFGQGELGDLDERTLAAALSEVPHVQVAELGPVVDLFAEVGLVASKSAARRTVKEGGAYVNNVKVSAEDAVPVPEDLLHGRWLVLRRGKKNLAAVQVTG; translated from the coding sequence GTGACGGACATCGTCGACGAGCTGAAGTGGCGCGGCCTGTGGGCCCTGTCCACCGACGAGGACGCTTTGCGCAAGGCGCTCGCGGACGGTCCCGTCACGTTCTATTGCGGTTTCGACCCCACCGCGGCCAGCCTGCACGTCGGCCACCTGGTGCAGGTGCTCACCATGCGCCGGCTCCAGCTGGCGGGCCTGCGTCCGCTGGCCCTGGTGGGCGGGGCGACCGGCCAGATCGGCGACCCGCGCCCCACGGCGGAGCGCACGCTGAACGACCCGGAGACGGTCGCGAACTGGGTGACCCGGCTGCGCGGGCAGATCGAGCCGTTCCTGTCCTTCGAGGGCGAGAACGCCGCGGTGATGGTCAACAACCTGGACTGGACGGCCGGGCTGTCGGCCATCGAGTTCCTGCGGGACATCGGCAAGCACTTCCGCGTCAACAAGATGCTGACCAAGGACTCGGTGGCCCGGCGGCTGGAGTCCCAGGAGGGCATCAGCTACACGGAGTTCAGTTACCAGCTGCTCCAGGGCATGGACTTCCTGGAGCTGTACCGCCGCTACGGCTGCACGCTCCAGCAGGGCGGCAGCGACCAGTGGGGCAACCTGACGGCGGGCCTGGACCTGATCCACCGGCTGGAGCCGGAGGCCGAGGCGCACTGTCTGGCGACGCCGCTGATGGTCAAGGCGGACGGCACCAAGTTCGGCAAGACCGAGGGCGGCGCCGTCTGGCTCGACCCGGAGATGACGACGCCGTACGCGTTCTACCAGTTCTGGCTGAACGTGGACGACCGGGACATCTCGACGTACCTGCGGATCCTGTCCTTCAGGTCCCGGGCGGAGCTGGAGGAGCTGGAGAAGCAGACGGAGGAACGTCCGCAGGCCCGGGCCGCCCAGCGGGCGCTGGCCGAGGAGCTGACGACGCTGGTGCACGGCGCCGACCAGACGGCCGCGGTGATCAACGCGTCCAAGGCCCTCTTCGGCCAGGGTGAGCTGGGCGACCTCGACGAGCGGACGCTGGCCGCGGCCCTGTCCGAGGTGCCGCACGTCCAGGTCGCCGAGCTGGGCCCGGTCGTGGATCTGTTCGCCGAGGTCGGCCTGGTGGCCAGCAAGTCCGCCGCGCGGCGGACCGTGAAGGAGGGCGGGGCCTACGTGAACAACGTCAAGGTCTCGGCCGAGGACGCGGTTCCCGTACCGGAGGACCTCCTGCACGGGCGGTGGCTGGTGCTGCGGCGGGGCAAGAAGAACCTGGCCGCCGTCCAGGTCACCGGCTGA
- a CDS encoding GlsB/YeaQ/YmgE family stress response membrane protein, producing the protein MGWLWAIIVGFVLGLIAKAIIPGKQHSPLWLTTIFGMLGAIVGNAIARAAGVEVTSGIDWSRHLFQLIAAIIIVALGDMLYMATLGKGKQRA; encoded by the coding sequence ATGGGCTGGTTGTGGGCGATCATCGTGGGATTCGTGCTGGGCCTGATCGCGAAGGCGATCATCCCGGGCAAGCAGCACAGCCCGCTCTGGCTGACCACCATTTTCGGCATGCTGGGCGCGATCGTGGGCAACGCGATCGCCCGCGCGGCAGGGGTCGAGGTCACGTCGGGCATCGACTGGAGCCGGCACCTGTTCCAGTTGATCGCCGCGATCATCATCGTCGCCCTGGGCGACATGCTCTACATGGCGACGCTGGGCAAGGGAAAACAGCGCGCCTGA
- a CDS encoding DUF3099 domain-containing protein — MRKQGGGGNAEVFRITGARQGLQDDVRGRQRRYIISMSVRTVSVILAATLWNVERHVAIVALVLGVVLPYVAVVVANAGRENVPSLPSTFLTAPVRPALAPPRVGDDSAESVPEGPERAEREGFAESLREEPAPGPAERQP; from the coding sequence ATGCGGAAGCAGGGTGGCGGCGGCAACGCCGAGGTGTTCCGGATCACCGGTGCGCGGCAGGGTCTCCAGGACGATGTGCGGGGGCGGCAGCGGCGGTACATCATCTCCATGTCGGTGCGTACGGTGTCGGTGATCCTCGCGGCGACGTTGTGGAACGTGGAACGGCATGTGGCGATCGTGGCGCTGGTCCTGGGGGTCGTTCTCCCCTATGTCGCGGTGGTGGTCGCCAACGCCGGGCGGGAGAACGTGCCTTCGCTGCCGTCCACCTTTCTGACCGCGCCGGTGCGGCCGGCGCTCGCTCCGCCGCGGGTCGGGGACGACTCCGCGGAATCCGTTCCGGAAGGGCCGGAAAGGGCGGAAAGGGAAGGCTTCGCGGAGTCTCTCCGGGAGGAGCCGGCGCCCGGTCCCGCTGAGCGGCAGCCATGA
- the moaA gene encoding GTP 3',8-cyclase MoaA — MLIDTYGRVATDLRVSLTDRCNLRCTYCMPEEGLQWLAKPDLLTDDEIVRLIDIAVSTLGIEEVRFTGGEPLLRPGLVGIVERVAAMTPRPQTSLTTNGIGLRRTAAALKTVGLDRVNVSLDTLRPDVFKTLTRRDRHKDVLEGLEAAREAGLTPVKVNSVLMPGLNEDEAPDLLAWAVENGYELRFIEQMPLDAQHGWKREGMVTAGDILASLRTRFDLTPEGQDERGSAPAERWLVDGGPHRVGVIASVTRPFCAACDRTRLTADGQVRTCLFAREETDLRAALRSGAPDEEIARVWRLAMWGKKAGSGLDDPSFLQPDRPMSAIGG; from the coding sequence GTGCTCATCGACACCTATGGCCGAGTGGCCACCGACCTGAGAGTCTCGCTGACCGACCGGTGCAACCTGCGCTGCACCTACTGCATGCCCGAGGAGGGCCTGCAGTGGCTGGCCAAGCCAGACCTCCTCACGGACGACGAGATCGTCCGCCTGATCGACATAGCGGTCTCCACGCTCGGCATCGAGGAGGTCCGCTTCACCGGAGGCGAGCCCCTGCTGCGTCCGGGCCTCGTCGGCATCGTCGAGCGGGTCGCGGCTATGACGCCCCGCCCCCAGACGTCCCTGACGACGAACGGCATCGGCCTGCGCCGCACCGCCGCCGCCCTGAAGACGGTGGGCCTGGACCGGGTCAACGTCTCCCTCGACACCCTGCGTCCGGACGTCTTCAAGACCCTCACCCGCCGGGACCGCCACAAGGACGTCCTCGAAGGCCTCGAAGCCGCCCGCGAGGCGGGCCTCACCCCGGTGAAGGTCAACTCGGTCCTGATGCCCGGCCTGAACGAGGACGAAGCCCCGGACCTCCTGGCCTGGGCCGTAGAGAACGGCTACGAGCTGCGCTTCATCGAGCAGATGCCCCTCGACGCGCAACACGGCTGGAAGCGCGAGGGCATGGTCACGGCCGGCGACATCCTGGCCTCCCTGCGCACCCGCTTCGACCTCACCCCCGAGGGCCAGGACGAACGCGGCTCGGCCCCGGCCGAACGCTGGCTGGTGGACGGCGGCCCGCACCGCGTCGGCGTCATCGCCTCCGTCACCCGCCCGTTCTGCGCCGCCTGCGACCGCACCCGCCTCACCGCCGACGGCCAGGTCCGCACCTGCCTCTTCGCCCGCGAGGAGACCGACCTGAGAGCAGCCCTGCGCTCCGGTGCCCCCGACGAGGAGATAGCCCGCGTCTGGCGCCTGGCGATGTGGGGCAAGAAAGCGGGCTCGGGCCTGGACGACCCGAGCTTCCTCCAGCCGGACCGGCCGATGTCGGCGATCGGCGGCTAG
- a CDS encoding solute symporter family protein has protein sequence MSPAQHTTLLAAGEASEHRTLIITLFAVFVVATLVITVWAGRQTKDAADFYAGGRQFTGFQNGLAVSGDYMSAASFLGIAGAIALFGYDGFLYSIGFLVAWLVALLLVAEPLRNSGRYTMGDVLAYRMRQRPVRTAAGTSTIVVSIFYLLAQMAGAGVLVSLLLGITSDGGKIGIVALVGVLMIVYVTIGGMKGTTWVQMVKAVLLIAGALLLTFLVLLKFDFNVSDLLGSAAENSGKGAAFLEPGLKYGATGTTKLDFISLGIALVLGTAGLPHILIRFYTVPTAKAARKSVLWAIGLIGAFYLMTLALGFGAAALIKPDEITASNKAGNTAAPLLALHLGGVDSNWGAILLATISAVAFATILAVVAGLTLASSSSFAHDIYANVIKRGQATEKQEMAAARYATVGIGAVSILLGALARDLNVAGLVALAFAVAASANLPTILYSLFWKRFTTAGALWSIYGGLVTAVGLVLFSPVVSGKPTSMFPDVDFHWFPLENPGIISIPVGFLLGVVGTLLSKEEADKDKYAELEVRSLTGTGAH, from the coding sequence ATGAGCCCCGCACAGCACACCACCCTGCTCGCCGCCGGCGAGGCGAGCGAGCACCGCACGCTGATCATCACCCTGTTCGCGGTGTTCGTCGTCGCGACCCTCGTCATCACCGTCTGGGCCGGCCGCCAGACCAAGGACGCCGCCGACTTCTACGCCGGCGGCCGCCAGTTCACCGGTTTCCAGAACGGTCTCGCCGTCTCCGGCGACTACATGTCCGCCGCGTCCTTCCTCGGCATCGCGGGCGCCATCGCCCTCTTCGGCTACGACGGCTTCCTGTACTCCATCGGCTTCCTGGTCGCCTGGCTGGTCGCCCTGCTCCTGGTCGCCGAACCGCTGCGCAACTCCGGCCGCTACACGATGGGCGACGTCCTCGCGTACCGCATGCGCCAGCGCCCGGTCCGCACGGCCGCCGGCACCTCCACCATCGTCGTCTCGATCTTCTACCTGCTGGCCCAGATGGCGGGCGCGGGCGTCCTCGTCTCGCTCCTCCTCGGCATCACCAGCGACGGCGGCAAGATCGGCATCGTCGCCCTGGTCGGCGTCCTGATGATCGTCTACGTGACGATCGGCGGCATGAAGGGCACCACCTGGGTCCAGATGGTCAAGGCGGTCCTGCTCATCGCGGGCGCCCTGCTGCTGACCTTCCTGGTCCTGCTGAAATTCGACTTCAACGTCTCCGACCTGCTCGGCTCGGCCGCCGAGAACAGCGGCAAGGGCGCGGCCTTCCTGGAGCCCGGCCTGAAGTACGGCGCCACCGGCACCACCAAGCTGGACTTCATCTCCCTGGGCATCGCCCTGGTCCTGGGCACCGCGGGCCTGCCGCACATCCTGATCCGCTTCTACACCGTGCCCACCGCCAAGGCCGCCCGTAAGTCGGTCCTCTGGGCCATCGGCCTGATCGGCGCCTTCTACCTGATGACCCTCGCCCTCGGCTTCGGCGCCGCCGCGCTCATCAAGCCGGACGAGATCACCGCCTCCAACAAGGCCGGCAACACGGCCGCACCGCTCCTCGCCCTGCATCTGGGCGGCGTCGACTCCAACTGGGGCGCGATCCTGCTGGCCACCATCTCCGCGGTCGCCTTCGCCACGATCCTCGCGGTCGTCGCGGGCCTCACCCTGGCCTCGTCGTCGTCCTTCGCGCACGACATCTACGCCAACGTCATCAAGCGGGGCCAGGCCACCGAGAAGCAGGAGATGGCCGCGGCCCGCTACGCCACGGTCGGCATCGGCGCGGTCTCCATCCTCCTGGGCGCCCTCGCCCGCGATCTGAACGTCGCCGGCCTGGTCGCCCTCGCCTTCGCGGTCGCCGCCTCCGCCAACCTCCCGACGATCCTCTACAGCCTCTTCTGGAAGCGGTTCACCACAGCCGGGGCCCTCTGGTCGATCTACGGCGGCCTGGTCACCGCGGTCGGCCTGGTGCTGTTCTCGCCGGTCGTCTCCGGCAAGCCCACCTCGATGTTCCCGGACGTCGACTTCCACTGGTTCCCGCTGGAGAACCCCGGCATCATCTCGATCCCGGTCGGCTTCCTGCTGGGCGTCGTCGGCACCCTCCTGTCGAAGGAGGAGGCCGACAAGGACAAGTACGCCGAACTGGAGGTCCGTTCCCTGACCGGCACCGGAGCCCACTGA
- a CDS encoding DUF485 domain-containing protein has protein sequence MATETPPPSKASPRLPSTEEFVAVQESAEFGELRSSYRGFAFPLTVAFIAWYLLYVLLSSYAGDFMGTKLFGNFNVAMTLGLAQFLTTFLIAWWYARVAAARFDPKAEAIKSRMEGGA, from the coding sequence GTGGCCACCGAGACACCACCCCCCTCGAAAGCCTCACCCCGGCTGCCCTCCACCGAGGAGTTCGTCGCGGTGCAGGAGAGCGCGGAATTCGGTGAACTGCGCAGCTCCTACCGAGGCTTCGCCTTCCCGCTGACCGTCGCCTTCATCGCCTGGTACCTGCTGTACGTCCTGCTCTCCAGCTACGCGGGCGACTTCATGGGCACCAAGCTCTTCGGCAACTTCAACGTGGCCATGACCCTCGGCCTCGCCCAGTTCCTCACCACGTTCCTCATCGCCTGGTGGTACGCGCGCGTGGCCGCCGCCCGGTTCGACCCCAAGGCCGAGGCGATCAAGTCCCGGATGGAGGGCGGCGCATGA